From Thiomicrospira sp. XS5, one genomic window encodes:
- a CDS encoding DUF5718 family protein has translation MTLTQETLRQTPVFGIAGNFAEHLNQAGEDADFVEVKTEDDKAPKGMFPIYIPGHPSFLGTYPLSNERIQADFSHPINVQMEPEICVLFDVVYNDDGDITQLSAKAFSAFNDCSIRRPNATKISQKKNWGESCTGISNQWVEIDRFDKGGILDHYHITSFLKRADDVEAYGMDSPVLGYNYFYRTLKDWMVKTFNQQTDFGPLEQLSPMLAEAGHPKQIIVTLGATRYTPFGETGYLKAGDRIGVFVYDKNAVSEAEVETYFKNDTLPANFKGSALIQSVTDTE, from the coding sequence ATGACACTGACACAAGAAACCCTACGACAAACCCCCGTATTCGGCATTGCAGGCAACTTTGCCGAACACTTGAACCAAGCCGGTGAAGACGCTGACTTCGTCGAGGTCAAAACCGAAGACGACAAGGCGCCCAAAGGCATGTTCCCGATTTACATTCCCGGCCATCCGTCTTTTCTCGGCACCTACCCGCTCTCCAACGAACGTATCCAGGCCGATTTTTCGCACCCGATCAACGTGCAAATGGAACCGGAAATCTGCGTGCTGTTCGATGTGGTTTACAATGACGACGGTGACATCACCCAATTGAGTGCCAAGGCTTTTTCGGCGTTCAACGATTGTTCCATTCGCCGCCCCAACGCCACTAAAATCAGCCAGAAGAAAAACTGGGGTGAATCCTGCACCGGCATTTCCAACCAATGGGTGGAAATCGACCGTTTCGATAAAGGCGGGATTCTCGACCACTACCACATCACCTCCTTCCTGAAACGCGCCGACGACGTCGAAGCCTATGGCATGGACAGCCCGGTATTGGGCTACAACTATTTTTACCGTACCTTAAAAGACTGGATGGTGAAAACCTTCAACCAACAAACCGATTTTGGACCCTTGGAACAGTTATCGCCGATGTTGGCGGAAGCTGGCCACCCAAAGCAAATCATCGTCACCCTTGGCGCCACGCGCTACACGCCGTTTGGTGAAACCGGGTATTTGAAAGCCGGCGACCGCATCGGCGTCTTTGTGTACGATAAAAATGCCGTCAGCGAAGCCGAAGTGGAAACCTACTTCAAAAACGATACTTTACCGGCGAACTTTAAAGGGTCGGCCCTGATTCAATCGGTCACCGACACCGAATAA
- the gshB gene encoding glutathione synthase, whose protein sequence is MNIGFIFEDWDTITPAKNSTIRIIKECLERGHKVSILYPSNLTVRNNVTHGYVKRILPMEKIPDNILQFYKKVKFEQKMMPLHGLDAIMVRRDPPIDSMVFNFLDSVKSEVVIINDIDGIRKANNKLYTTTFNDPNNRFLPITHVSKNKEYIRQMIDDMPGDKVILKPLNASGGHGVIVLEKNAQTSINSILDFYIHTQEKSYVIVQEYIEGAEEGDVRVLMLNGKFIGAYNRKPPEGDVRANIQVGGTAHKYKMTESQMAICRKIGPKLAADGLYFVGVDMIGDKILEVNVLNPGGITNINALNKLKLHKNVVDFIEEKVHEKEEKRAELEFLLKRLSEFRQSDKND, encoded by the coding sequence ATGAACATCGGTTTTATCTTCGAAGACTGGGACACCATCACCCCGGCTAAAAACTCCACCATCCGCATTATCAAGGAATGCCTGGAGCGCGGCCATAAGGTGTCGATCCTGTACCCAAGCAACTTGACGGTGCGCAACAACGTTACCCATGGTTACGTGAAACGCATACTGCCGATGGAGAAGATTCCCGACAACATCTTGCAGTTCTACAAGAAGGTCAAGTTCGAACAGAAAATGATGCCGTTGCACGGGCTGGATGCAATTATGGTGCGCCGTGATCCGCCGATCGATTCCATGGTGTTCAACTTCCTCGACTCAGTCAAAAGCGAAGTGGTCATCATCAACGATATCGACGGCATCCGTAAAGCCAACAATAAGCTGTACACCACCACCTTCAACGACCCGAACAACAGGTTTTTGCCGATTACGCATGTGTCCAAAAACAAGGAATACATTCGTCAGATGATTGACGACATGCCGGGTGACAAAGTCATTTTGAAGCCGTTGAACGCGTCCGGCGGGCACGGCGTCATCGTGTTGGAGAAAAACGCCCAGACCAGTATCAACTCCATTCTGGACTTTTACATCCACACCCAGGAGAAAAGCTACGTCATCGTGCAGGAATACATCGAAGGTGCGGAAGAAGGCGACGTGCGTGTACTGATGCTCAACGGTAAATTCATCGGCGCTTACAACCGCAAACCCCCGGAAGGCGACGTACGCGCCAATATTCAGGTCGGCGGCACGGCACACAAATACAAAATGACCGAATCGCAAATGGCGATTTGCCGCAAAATCGGGCCAAAATTGGCGGCGGACGGCCTCTATTTCGTCGGTGTCGATATGATCGGCGACAAGATTCTGGAAGTGAATGTGTTAAACCCGGGCGGCATTACCAATATCAATGCGCTGAACAAGCTGAAACTGCATAAGAACGTGGTCGATTTCATCGAAGAAAAAGTCCACGAAAAGGAAGAGAAACGTGCGGAGCTGGAATTCCTACTGAAACGTCTCAGTGAATTCCGCCAATCCGATAAGAATGATTAA
- a CDS encoding diacylglycerol kinase, producing MKPGHRGLVRIVKAAGYSWQGIKACYQNEAAFRQELVLLAVLTPIAMWLSNDAVEFILLIGSVILLLVVELLNTAVEMVVDRHGQEWHELSGLAKDMGSAAVFVMMGLCLLVWSTLIISHLHWSLF from the coding sequence ATGAAGCCCGGGCACAGAGGTTTGGTTCGCATTGTTAAAGCGGCCGGGTATTCCTGGCAAGGCATTAAAGCCTGTTATCAAAACGAAGCGGCCTTCCGGCAGGAGCTGGTGTTATTGGCGGTGTTAACGCCGATTGCTATGTGGCTGTCGAACGATGCGGTGGAATTTATTTTATTAATCGGTTCGGTGATTTTGCTATTGGTGGTGGAGTTATTGAACACCGCCGTGGAAATGGTGGTGGATCGCCACGGTCAGGAATGGCACGAGCTGTCCGGTTTGGCGAAAGACATGGGGTCGGCCGCCGTGTTTGTGATGATGGGGTTGTGCCTGCTGGTTTGGTCGACGTTGATCATCTCCCACTTGCATTGGAGTTTATTTTAA
- a CDS encoding UDP-2,3-diacylglucosamine diphosphatase: MKDTPLAIMPDWMESIEADDVIVAENNHQMSNYRSIFISDVHLGSKGAKAEFLSEFLKYNQCDKLYLVGDIIDGWRLKKRIFWPQEHTNVIRRILTKAKRGTEVVFVTGNHDDFLRRYSGVDFGNIRLTDEAVHVTTSGEKLLVVHGDKYDSVIQTQKWLAVIGDWGYESLVVINRYFNRIRHKFGMGYWSLSAFIKQKVKSAVSFISAYEEAVVDDCKKQGYKGVICGHIHHPEIREINGVEYLNCGDWVESCTAIVETRDGEMKLLQWVEISHQTNAA, from the coding sequence ATGAAAGACACGCCTTTAGCGATCATGCCGGATTGGATGGAATCCATTGAAGCGGACGATGTGATTGTTGCGGAAAACAATCACCAGATGTCGAACTACCGAAGCATATTCATTTCCGACGTACATCTGGGCTCGAAAGGCGCGAAAGCCGAGTTTCTTTCCGAATTCCTCAAGTACAATCAATGCGACAAACTCTATCTGGTGGGTGACATCATTGATGGCTGGCGTTTGAAAAAACGCATTTTCTGGCCACAGGAACACACCAATGTGATTCGTCGCATTCTCACCAAAGCCAAGCGCGGCACCGAAGTGGTGTTTGTGACCGGTAATCACGATGATTTTCTACGCCGTTATTCCGGTGTCGATTTTGGCAATATTCGCCTGACCGATGAAGCGGTGCACGTGACTACCAGCGGCGAAAAGTTGCTGGTGGTGCACGGTGATAAATACGACAGCGTTATCCAAACCCAGAAATGGTTGGCGGTGATCGGCGACTGGGGCTACGAAAGCCTGGTGGTCATCAACCGTTATTTCAATCGCATTCGTCATAAGTTCGGCATGGGCTACTGGTCCTTGTCGGCGTTTATCAAACAAAAGGTCAAATCGGCGGTGTCGTTCATTTCGGCCTATGAAGAAGCGGTGGTGGACGACTGTAAAAAACAGGGTTACAAGGGGGTGATTTGCGGTCATATCCATCATCCGGAAATCCGTGAAATCAACGGGGTGGAATACCTCAACTGTGGCGACTGGGTGGAATCCTGCACCGCGATTGTGGAAACCCGCGACGGCGAGATGAAGCTGTTGCAATGGGTGGAAATCAGTCACCAGACCAACGCCGCGTAA
- a CDS encoding glycosyltransferase family 1 protein: MNTPDSAASTAEPLAQVSFNTRRIQRLSLITDAWQPQVNGVVTTLSQLVAHLRQQGIEVDVIHPNDYDCVPLPTYPEIPLVWRARGLEKRLLDFHPNAIHIATEGALGWKARRIARKHGLPFTTAYHTKYPEYIHERFPVPTDWVYKIMRRFHTPAQNTFVPGDSILTELQNRHFQHVVLMTRGVDTEVFNPTRAQSSKDDTPMYLYVGRIAPEKNLAAFLDLELPGRKVVVGKGPDLEKLQQTYPDVEFTGPKYGAELAQYYASATVFVFPSLTDTFGVVNLEAIACGTPVAAFPVTGPKDIITEGVNGVLNWDLKAAIEQAAQLKPNPNKIAQSIPQYTWQGAAQQFVDHLAFIEQTDSHQPADKTVKIS, encoded by the coding sequence ATGAACACACCCGATTCCGCCGCCAGCACCGCCGAACCTCTCGCACAAGTGTCTTTCAACACGCGTCGCATTCAGCGTCTTTCGCTGATTACCGATGCCTGGCAACCGCAGGTAAACGGCGTGGTCACCACTTTATCGCAATTGGTCGCCCACCTGCGTCAGCAAGGCATTGAGGTCGACGTCATCCACCCCAACGATTACGATTGCGTGCCCTTACCGACCTACCCGGAAATTCCGTTGGTTTGGCGTGCGCGCGGATTGGAAAAACGCTTGCTGGACTTCCACCCCAATGCCATCCACATCGCCACCGAAGGGGCTTTAGGCTGGAAGGCGCGTCGTATTGCCCGCAAACACGGTTTGCCTTTTACCACGGCGTATCACACCAAGTACCCGGAATACATCCATGAACGCTTTCCGGTGCCGACGGACTGGGTGTATAAGATCATGCGCCGCTTTCACACCCCGGCGCAAAACACCTTTGTTCCGGGCGACTCCATTTTGACCGAGCTGCAAAACCGCCATTTTCAACACGTGGTGCTGATGACGCGCGGCGTGGATACCGAAGTATTCAACCCAACCCGCGCCCAGTCTTCCAAAGACGACACGCCGATGTACCTCTACGTCGGACGCATTGCGCCGGAGAAAAACCTCGCCGCTTTTTTGGATTTAGAGTTGCCCGGCCGCAAGGTGGTGGTCGGCAAAGGGCCGGACTTGGAAAAACTCCAGCAGACTTACCCCGACGTTGAATTTACCGGCCCCAAATACGGCGCCGAACTGGCGCAATACTACGCTTCGGCCACGGTGTTCGTGTTTCCCTCCCTAACCGACACCTTCGGCGTGGTCAATCTGGAAGCCATCGCGTGCGGCACGCCGGTGGCCGCCTTTCCGGTCACCGGACCCAAAGACATCATTACCGAAGGCGTCAACGGCGTGCTGAACTGGGATTTGAAAGCGGCCATCGAGCAGGCCGCGCAACTGAAACCAAACCCAAACAAGATTGCGCAATCCATTCCGCAGTACACTTGGCAAGGTGCGGCGCAACAATTCGTCGACCACCTGGCATTCATTGAACAGACTGATTCCCACCAACCGGCAGACAAGACCGTCAAAATCTCTTAG
- a CDS encoding glycosyltransferase, with amino-acid sequence MKVCLFTDTLGDLNGVSRFIQDMGEQAAQHSDEDFDLQIVTATAKPIPDTPYIHNLPCRFRLPMPFYQELDLVYPNTRAIRHFLESYQPDHVHISTPGPFGWAAKRQAEKQGLPLFGTYHTDFPAYLYDLTRSHWVKKQTDNTMAKFYRAFQHVFARSDAYLGIMQQDLKLPRERIPTLFPGTNLTKFHPKHQRRQVWSDFDLEPQRLKVLYVGRINIEKNVPFLLETWQALLAEFPDLPADLILVGEGRFRKWAPKMKPHHIHFLGPIRDAQTLSELYASSDLFVFPSVTDTLGQVIMEAQASGLGCLVSNVGGPQTLIDPNQTGQVLEANHLETWKNALHEALTKDDIRRQWAQNSRPNIEQYDIVKSFRQFRATHLTSEV; translated from the coding sequence ATGAAGGTCTGCCTTTTTACCGATACGCTCGGAGATTTAAACGGCGTCTCGCGCTTTATTCAAGACATGGGCGAACAAGCCGCACAACACTCCGACGAAGACTTTGACCTGCAAATCGTCACCGCCACCGCCAAACCCATTCCCGATACGCCCTACATCCATAACCTGCCCTGCCGTTTCCGCCTTCCGATGCCGTTTTATCAGGAGCTAGACTTGGTGTACCCGAATACCCGCGCCATCCGCCATTTTCTGGAAAGCTATCAACCGGACCATGTCCACATTTCCACTCCCGGTCCATTCGGATGGGCGGCCAAACGTCAGGCGGAAAAGCAGGGATTACCGCTATTCGGTACTTACCACACCGACTTTCCGGCCTATCTGTACGACCTGACCCGTTCCCACTGGGTGAAAAAACAAACCGACAACACCATGGCGAAATTCTACCGAGCCTTCCAGCATGTTTTTGCTCGCTCGGATGCCTATCTCGGCATTATGCAGCAGGATTTGAAACTGCCGAGAGAACGCATTCCCACGCTGTTCCCCGGCACCAATCTGACCAAATTCCACCCCAAACACCAACGCCGCCAGGTCTGGTCGGATTTCGACTTGGAGCCACAGCGCTTAAAGGTGTTGTATGTTGGCCGCATCAATATCGAAAAGAACGTGCCGTTTCTGCTGGAGACCTGGCAAGCGTTGTTGGCGGAATTCCCCGACCTGCCGGCCGACTTGATTCTGGTTGGCGAAGGCCGTTTCCGCAAGTGGGCACCGAAAATGAAACCGCATCACATCCATTTCCTCGGGCCGATTCGCGATGCCCAAACGCTTTCCGAACTCTATGCCTCCTCGGATTTGTTCGTCTTCCCGTCCGTCACCGACACTTTGGGACAGGTCATTATGGAAGCCCAGGCCAGCGGCTTGGGCTGTCTGGTCTCGAATGTCGGCGGCCCGCAAACGCTGATCGATCCGAACCAAACCGGTCAGGTGCTCGAAGCCAATCACTTGGAAACTTGGAAGAACGCCTTACACGAAGCTTTGACGAAGGATGACATTCGCCGTCAATGGGCACAGAATAGTCGACCGAATATCGAGCAATATGATATTGTTAAATCTTTCCGACAATTTCGAGCGACACATCTGACAAGCGAGGTCTGA
- a CDS encoding DMT family transporter, with product MPRPLKSPQHKNQLKGEAYSLALSILEAHFPIFAFFTVSALGALHAYFYSLLVATVVLIIWFLARGKRHELKRTEAYKNLALTSLFLTTLFALVFLALQTTSPSHVAIILFLQVLFSYLFLGRRPGETLDRTHLIGVILMTGGAMIVLFPDKFTLVLGDGLALLAAAIAPIANFFQKRARAQVSSETILMTRSLIALPFVYLLAVTFETTPSWAAIEAQWLWLFLTGFLVFFISKIFWVEALHLLPITKVNALFAFSPLLTLVLAYFYLNEVPTWSQILGGLPIIIGSYFITQKPKPAKPKR from the coding sequence ATGCCCCGACCGTTAAAATCCCCGCAACACAAAAACCAACTGAAAGGCGAAGCCTACAGTCTGGCGCTGTCCATTCTGGAAGCGCATTTTCCGATTTTCGCATTTTTCACTGTCTCCGCGCTCGGTGCGCTGCACGCCTATTTTTACAGTTTGCTGGTGGCCACGGTCGTGCTCATCATCTGGTTTCTGGCGCGCGGCAAGCGCCACGAACTCAAACGCACCGAAGCGTATAAAAACCTGGCGCTGACCAGCCTGTTTCTCACCACCCTGTTCGCATTGGTGTTTCTGGCGTTGCAAACCACTTCGCCGAGCCACGTGGCCATTATTCTGTTCCTGCAAGTGTTGTTCAGCTACCTGTTTCTCGGTCGCCGTCCGGGGGAAACGCTGGACCGCACGCACCTGATCGGCGTCATACTCATGACCGGCGGGGCCATGATCGTGCTGTTCCCGGATAAATTCACCCTGGTTTTGGGCGACGGTCTGGCTTTGCTGGCGGCGGCCATCGCACCGATTGCCAACTTTTTCCAAAAACGCGCCCGCGCTCAGGTCTCTTCCGAAACCATCCTGATGACGCGCAGCCTCATCGCCCTGCCGTTCGTCTACCTTTTGGCCGTGACCTTCGAAACCACGCCCAGTTGGGCGGCGATTGAAGCGCAATGGCTCTGGCTGTTCCTGACCGGTTTTCTGGTGTTTTTCATTTCGAAAATTTTCTGGGTCGAGGCCTTGCACCTGTTGCCCATCACCAAGGTGAATGCGCTGTTTGCCTTCTCGCCGCTGCTCACCTTAGTGTTGGCGTATTTTTACTTGAACGAAGTCCCGACCTGGTCGCAAATTCTCGGCGGATTACCGATTATCATCGGCAGTTATTTCATTACCCAAAAACCGAAACCGGCCAAGCCGAAACGCTAA
- a CDS encoding DUF4136 domain-containing protein, giving the protein MKKTLWTLLLVFGLSGCSTVQVSDDYDTSTDFSQLKTYDWLPVADQVKPTAAEFEKKNPLIAERIQKAVLANMNAKGYQFVSEQPNAYITYHVGVSSKIRSTPVTTSIGFGTGFYGGYGGLGVQTGSDIEEYQQGKVVLDILDSNKKLVWRGISTSDVDQHADPKEITEQVNEIVQKLLAQYPPKKAK; this is encoded by the coding sequence ATGAAAAAGACACTTTGGACATTATTACTGGTTTTCGGTTTGAGCGGTTGTTCTACCGTTCAGGTCAGTGACGATTACGATACCAGCACGGATTTCAGTCAGCTGAAAACCTATGATTGGTTACCGGTAGCCGATCAGGTCAAGCCGACTGCGGCAGAATTCGAAAAGAAAAACCCGCTCATCGCCGAACGCATTCAAAAAGCCGTTCTAGCCAATATGAACGCCAAAGGTTACCAATTCGTGTCCGAACAGCCGAATGCCTACATCACCTACCATGTCGGCGTCAGCTCTAAAATTCGCTCCACACCGGTCACCACGTCAATCGGCTTTGGCACCGGGTTTTACGGTGGCTACGGCGGTTTAGGCGTGCAAACCGGTTCCGATATCGAAGAATATCAGCAAGGCAAAGTGGTTCTGGACATTCTGGACAGCAACAAAAAACTGGTCTGGCGCGGCATCAGCACCTCGGATGTCGATCAACATGCCGATCCGAAAGAAATCACCGAACAGGTGAATGAAATCGTACAAAAACTGCTGGCGCAATATCCGCCGAAAAAAGCCAAATAA
- a CDS encoding ABC-F family ATPase translates to MISTANITMQFGEKPLFENISVKFGDGNRYGLIGANGCGKSTFMKILGGDLEPTSGNVSLDPDDVLGKLRQDQFAYEEFSVIDTVIMGDAALWEVKQERDRIYSLPEMSEEDGIKVADLEVAFGEMDGYTAESRAGELLLGLEIPVEQHFGPMSEIAPGWKLRVLLAQALFADPDILLLDEPTNNLDINTIRWLEGVLNERKSTMIIISHDRHFLNSVCTHMADLDYGELRVYPGNYDQYMFASTQARERLLADNAKKKAQINELKSFVSRFSANASKAKQATSRLKQIDKIELEEVKPSSRVNPFIRFEQDKKLFRLALEIEHLTKSYDDLTIFKDLNLMLEAGEKMAVIGPNGIGKTTFLKTLVGDTDIDAGTIKWSENNQIGYYAQDHAHEFEEDLNLLDWMSQWKQPEDDEQAVRSVLGKMLFSQKEIDKSVKVLSGGEQGRMLFGKLMLQKPNILIMDEPTNHLDMESIESLNQALEDFEGTVIFVSHDREFVSSLATRLMVMTSDGVEVYHGDYESYLAENE, encoded by the coding sequence TTGATTTCAACCGCGAACATCACCATGCAATTCGGCGAAAAGCCGCTTTTCGAAAACATCAGCGTCAAATTCGGCGACGGAAATCGTTACGGCTTGATCGGCGCCAACGGTTGCGGGAAATCCACCTTTATGAAAATCCTGGGCGGCGATTTGGAACCGACCAGCGGGAATGTCAGCCTCGACCCGGATGATGTATTGGGGAAACTGCGTCAGGATCAGTTCGCGTATGAAGAGTTCAGCGTAATCGATACCGTGATTATGGGGGATGCCGCGCTGTGGGAGGTCAAGCAAGAGCGCGATCGCATTTACAGCTTGCCGGAAATGTCCGAAGAAGACGGCATCAAAGTCGCCGACCTGGAAGTGGCGTTTGGTGAAATGGACGGTTACACCGCCGAATCCCGCGCCGGCGAATTGCTATTGGGCTTGGAGATTCCGGTGGAACAACATTTCGGGCCCATGTCGGAAATCGCGCCGGGCTGGAAGCTGCGGGTATTGTTGGCACAAGCGCTGTTCGCGGATCCGGACATCCTGTTGCTGGACGAACCGACCAACAACCTCGACATCAACACCATCCGCTGGTTGGAAGGCGTGTTGAACGAACGTAAAAGCACCATGATCATCATCTCGCATGACCGTCACTTCTTGAACTCGGTCTGTACCCATATGGCGGATTTGGACTACGGCGAGCTGCGTGTCTATCCGGGCAATTACGACCAATACATGTTTGCGTCCACTCAGGCGCGTGAACGTTTGTTGGCCGATAACGCCAAGAAAAAAGCGCAAATCAATGAACTGAAATCCTTTGTCAGCCGCTTCTCGGCCAACGCGTCCAAAGCCAAGCAGGCCACATCACGCTTGAAACAGATTGATAAAATCGAGTTGGAAGAAGTGAAGCCGTCCAGCCGGGTGAATCCGTTCATTCGTTTCGAACAGGACAAGAAGCTGTTCCGCCTGGCATTGGAAATCGAGCATTTGACCAAATCTTACGATGACTTGACGATTTTCAAGGACTTGAACTTGATGTTGGAAGCTGGCGAAAAGATGGCGGTCATCGGGCCGAACGGCATCGGGAAAACCACTTTCCTGAAAACGCTGGTCGGCGACACCGATATCGATGCCGGGACGATTAAGTGGTCGGAAAACAATCAGATCGGCTACTATGCGCAGGACCATGCACACGAATTTGAAGAAGATTTGAATCTGTTGGATTGGATGTCGCAATGGAAGCAGCCGGAAGACGACGAGCAGGCCGTGCGTTCGGTATTGGGCAAAATGCTGTTTTCCCAGAAGGAAATCGATAAGTCGGTGAAGGTGTTGTCCGGTGGAGAGCAAGGGCGCATGTTGTTCGGTAAGCTGATGTTACAGAAGCCGAATATTCTGATTATGGACGAACCGACCAACCACTTGGACATGGAATCCATTGAGTCTTTGAACCAGGCGTTGGAAGACTTCGAAGGCACGGTCATTTTCGTCTCCCATGACCGCGAATTCGTTTCCTCTTTGGCCACGCGCTTGATGGTGATGACGTCGGATGGCGTTGAAGTCTATCACGGTGATTACGAGTCGTACCTGGCCGAAAATGAATAA
- a CDS encoding 2-hydroxyacid dehydrogenase produces MNVAFFSTTKTDKALFERLSPDYPVDLDYFDVHLNEKTVPLAKGYRAVCVFVNDTLSRPVIEQLAAGGTELIALRCAGFNNVDRDAAREHKLTVLRVPAYSPMAVAEHALALMMSLNRKTYRSYIRVRDGNFTLEGLLGFDMFRKTAGIIGTGRIGLEMTRILTGIGLNVLAYDPYPNQQAEEYGAEYVELDELYRQSDIITLHVPLVPETHHMIDATALSKMKDGVMLINTSRGALTDADALVQGVKDRKIGYLGIDVYEQEENLFFEDHSEEIIDDDTFERLVTLPNVLITAHQAYFTAEALDNIGQTTLENIQDFERNDIDKSRCVLCEP; encoded by the coding sequence ATGAACGTCGCCTTTTTCAGCACCACCAAAACCGACAAAGCCCTCTTTGAAAGACTGTCTCCGGATTATCCGGTCGATCTCGATTATTTCGACGTCCACCTCAACGAAAAGACCGTGCCTTTGGCGAAAGGTTATCGCGCGGTGTGTGTGTTCGTCAACGACACCCTTTCACGTCCGGTCATCGAACAATTGGCAGCCGGCGGCACCGAACTGATCGCACTGCGTTGCGCCGGTTTCAATAACGTCGACCGTGACGCGGCTCGCGAACACAAACTCACCGTCTTACGTGTGCCGGCTTATTCGCCGATGGCCGTCGCGGAGCACGCTTTGGCCTTGATGATGAGCTTGAACCGCAAAACCTATCGCTCTTACATCCGGGTGCGTGATGGCAACTTCACTCTGGAAGGCTTACTCGGTTTCGATATGTTCCGTAAAACCGCCGGTATCATCGGCACCGGTCGTATCGGTCTGGAAATGACCCGTATCCTCACCGGCATAGGCTTAAACGTTCTGGCATACGACCCCTACCCGAATCAACAGGCCGAAGAGTATGGCGCCGAATACGTTGAACTGGATGAGCTTTACCGGCAAAGCGACATCATCACCTTGCACGTGCCGTTGGTGCCGGAAACCCATCACATGATCGACGCAACCGCCTTGAGTAAAATGAAAGACGGTGTCATGCTGATCAACACCAGTCGCGGTGCTTTGACCGATGCCGATGCGCTGGTACAAGGCGTGAAAGACCGCAAGATCGGTTATCTGGGCATTGATGTCTATGAACAGGAAGAAAACCTGTTTTTCGAAGACCACTCCGAAGAAATCATTGATGACGATACCTTCGAACGCCTGGTGACCTTGCCGAATGTATTGATTACCGCGCACCAAGCTTATTTCACCGCCGAAGCGTTGGATAACATCGGTCAGACCACACTCGAAAACATTCAGGATTTCGAACGCAATGACATCGATAAAAGTCGCTGCGTATTATGTGAACCCTAA